In Crassostrea angulata isolate pt1a10 chromosome 6, ASM2561291v2, whole genome shotgun sequence, a genomic segment contains:
- the LOC128189956 gene encoding uncharacterized protein LOC128189956 isoform X2, with translation MALVTVQRSPSPSNSAASEDVVSEDADELDVAGKPASPPRQRRTKAAAKRLKKFFHTVRFISKLRPFSESYFTVKGAALILPQSEQESLYASKRITKTCDNEIQSHLQSMFYLLRPQDTIKIAVRLETTNSTGIPRYMAVVSCIGRQDTEESVILGIDCQQSATIGLVYPIYADTSFKLDGDGGFVVSSDGKLHVFKPVSVQAMWSALQSLNKIIKMARDNRYIPTGLSHTWTGYYDSNSLRSTRVQISEWYTNEDVEFFKSMPVFVETDDEESQFKKRLNVELKNVMMRMDLEEATCKAIRTELQAAMNMDLSEHKSYIDQEMMRILGQMDSPTLIKDYLYLGSEWNASNMDELTNNGVGHILNVSREIDNFFPGCFEYQNIREWDSEETDLMKHWDRTFLFIREARNRGSKVLVHCKMGISRSASTVMAYLMKEYRMTRQEAYDFVKEKRSCIMPNSAFWKQLETYEGILQAKRKLELFKSKSQQDLLDAPTDDEVNFNRHSRNYEILMDKDMTRCQSLPDLDNSVFLHDMDLNSFNLEPGMEGESRSADSAEDSLSDHPSPKPEGEKSLICFIGGEDDDDDDDGHQSEGMEEVDWNKPQSTPLPAFKIIKPDGSWIKEEATDGEGKESVKVEVVMEEEKEEDGEIQEEESNVDESSLEINSPFVHLRENIPWNPGTVKKTKENIEGKKADFVVGGEIPDQVITIVGAENAGIREDLKLDLAGVTMTDSSDYCKDTCTPTSDSSKNSGSIYEKEEIPLAPGTVKRTLKEIEEKHGVFRSKDLPSLQLKRSASLKSPRENIRRRHIDRERRKTCNPVLIRSPRSPEEEAEFEWRRHSTGETFSSSKSGSEETATSAETKQAVYRLMGEEIKLEEGIVRRQKEGIEGKNRQSSPGSEAKDPAKVNPTTACVQVSSAMKNEDLNLCTDNLKNVPNKNDCALDTNMSANSNAPESAEEDVPKQSVNQMKSNFEKSPTPEESCKKESSPKSEDSMEVQIPNPQSPDPLLCSFAEKKLTFEKISSVSSTPTPMDSPEIAKRQKRKSQSEARFDSETLELIREIGSALMNSPAKCEIEPDADLDSSGNFSLVRHFVRDIETRTKKERKPARQIIIIDKESQEKKRRNWRFSAPVPGSENANEEIKRPVAKSVSQPISVLEEGDKGMGSSERGEGEKSSESKPAESSVSPGTSSSDCSLAGDHIDRVCNLVGKFRLIETKGKSPPNVKCDSPVKSDPPSNIDLEAEASECKSDATKEKETTCTAQTEEEENSNSESESSSPDNIQLRLLKENLRKTNIYSPNRPPSIELRRSNTSPGCALETVREKLSSRLQQRNSSGDLDPEMDEGKRKIRKLQGRSHPLTKLENRRSNPFYSTM, from the exons ATGGCTCTTGTGACAGTTCAGCGATCGCCAAGCCCAAGTAACAGTGCTGCATCA GAGGATGTTGTATCAGAAGATGCAGATGAACTCGATGTTGCAGGAAAACCTGCGTCACCCCCTCGGCAACGCag GACCAAGGCAGCTGCCAAAAGGCTCAAGAAATTTTTCCATACGGTCCGATTCATTTCCAAATTGAGGCC ttttagCGAGAGTTACTTTACAGTTAAAGGGGCGGCTCTGATCTTGCCACAGAGTGAACAGGAATCGCTGTACGCCTCCAAGAGAATAACAAAGACTTGTGACA ACGAGATCCAGAGTCACCTCCAGTCCATGTTCTACCTTTTGCGGCCACAGGACACAATCAAAATC GCTGTAAGACTAGAGACAACGAATTCCACAGGTATCCCACGATACATGGCGGTCGTATCGTGTATCGGGCGTCAGGATACGGAGGAGTCTGTGATACTTGGTATAGACTGTCAGCAATCGGCCACCATAGGACTGGTCTATCCTATCTACGCTGACACAAGCTTCAAACTGGATGGGGATGG TGGGTTCGTCGTGTCATCTGATGGCAAACTTCATGTGTTCAAACCTGTGTCAGTACAGGCAATGTG GTCAGCTCTACAGAGCCTGAACAAGATCATCAAGATGGCTCGAGACAATCGCTACATTCCCACCGGATTATCTCACACGTGGACGGGATATTATGACTCTAACAGTCTCAGATCAACTCGAGTTCAAATATCCGAGTG gtacACAAATGAAGATGTGGAATTTTTCAAGTCCATGCCTGTGTTTGTAGAAACTGACGA TGAAGAGTCCCAGTTTAAGAAGAGACTGAATGTGGAGCTGAAGAACGTCATGATGAGAATGGATCTAGAGGAAGCAACATGCAAAGCT ATAAGAACAGAGCTACAGGCAGCTATGAACATGGATTTGTCGGAACACAAGAGTTACATTGACCAAGAAATGATGCGGATTCTGGGTCAGATGGACTCTCCAACGCTCATCAAAGACTACCTGTACCTAGGATCTGAATGGAATGCTTCCAACATGGATGAACTTACCAACAATGG TGTTGGTCACATCCTCAATGTTAGCAGAGAGATTGACAATTTCTTCCCTGGCTGTTTTGAGTATCAGAACATCCGAGAATGGGACTCGGAAGAAACGGACCTTATGAAGCATTGGGACAGAACTTTCCTTTTCATTAGGGAAGCAAG GAATAGAGGTTCAAAGGTTCTTGTGCACTGTAAAATGGGGATTAGTAGATCAGCATCTACA GTGATGGCTTACCTGATGAAGGAGTACAGAATGACTAGACAGGAAGCCTACGATTTTGTCAAGGAGAAGCGTAGCTGCATCATGCCTAACTCTGCCTTCTGGAAGCAGCTTGAAACATATGAGGGCATACTACAGGCAAA GAGAAAGCTGGAACTTTTCAAGAGCAAGTCCCAGCAGGATCTACTAGATGCACCCACTGATGATGAGGTGAACTTTAACCGACACTCCAGAAACTATGAAATCCTGATGGACAAAGATATGACACGGTGTCAGAGTTTACCTGATCTGGATAATTCTGTTTTCCTTCATGATATGG ATTTAAATTCATTCAACCTAGAACCAGGTATGGAGGGAGAATCCAGAAGCGCTGACTCAGCAGAGGATTCCCTGTCCGATCATCCATCTCCAAAACCAGAGGGGGAGAAGAGTCTGATCTGTTTCATAGGAGgggaagatgatgatgatgatgatgatggacATCAGTCGGAAGGGATGGAAGAGGTGGACTGGAACAAACCACAATCCACCCCTCTTCCAGCATTCAAAATCATCAAGCCTGACGGAAGCTGGATCAAGGAAGAGGCTACAGATGGTGAAGGGAAGGAGAGTGTGAAGGTGGAAGTTGTCATGGAAGAGGAGAAGGAAGAGGATGGGGAAATTCAGGAAGAAGAGTCAAACGTGGATGAGAGCAGTTTGGAAATAAACAGTCCTTTTGTGCATTTGAGAGAAAATATACCTTGGAACCCAGGCAcagtgaaaaagactaaggAAAACATTGAAGGGAAAAAGGCTGACTTTGTGGTAGGAGGGGAAATACCCGATCAAGTCATTACAATTGTTGGTGCAGAGAATGCTGGGATTAGAGAGGATCTAAAACTGGATCTGGCTGGTGTGACAATGACTGACAGCTCTGACTATTGCAAGGACACTTGCACTCCGACATCAGATAGCAGCAAGAATTCTGGATCCATTTATGAGAAGGAGGAAATTCCCCTGGCACCAGGGACTGTTAAAAGAACTCTGAAAGAGATAGAAGAAAAGCATGG AGTATTTAGAAGTAAGGATTTGCCATCCCTTCAGCTCAAGAGATCAGCGAGTCTCAAAAGTCCAAGAGAAAACATTAGACGCCGCCACATTGACAGAGAAAGGCGCAAGACCTGCAACCCAGTCCTGATCAGGTCCCCTCGTAGTCCTGAGGAGGAGGCGGAATTTGAATGGAGGCGTCACAGCACGGGGGAAACCTTCTCTTCTTCTAAGTCTGGTAGTGAAGAAACAGCGACCTCTGCAGAGACTAAGCAGGCTGTGTACAGACTGATGGGGGAAGAGATCAAACTGGAAGAGGGCATTGTCAGAAGACAGAAGGAAG GCATTGAAGGCAAGAATCGTCAGAGTTCACCTGGTAGTGAAGCCAAAGACCCAGCCAAAGTCAACCCAACTACAGCTTGTGTGCAGGTATCCTCTGCAATGAAAAAtgaagatttaaatttgtgtaCTGATAATCTCAAAAATGTGCCAAATAAAAATGACTGTGCCTTGGACACAAATATGAGTGCCAACAGTAATGCTCCTGAGTCAGCTGAGGAAGATGTGCCTAAACAATCTGTAAAccaaatgaagtcaaattttgAGAAGAGCCCAACTCCTGAAGAATCGTGTAAAAAAGAATCTAGTCCCAAATCAGAGGATTCCATGGAGGTCCAAATTCCTAATCCCCAATCTCCTGATCCACTTTTGTGTTCTTTTGCAGAAAAGAAATTGACATTTGAGAAAATCAGTTCTGTTTCTTCAACTCCTACTCCAATGGATAGTCCAGAAATTGCAAAAAGACAAAAGAGGAAATCTCAGAGTGAGGCTAGGTTTGATTCTGAAACTCTTGAACTTATACGTGAGATTGGCTCTGCCCTTATGAACAGTCCAGCTAAGTGTGAAATCGAACCTGATGCTGATTTAGATAGTAGTGGTAATTTTagtttagtaaggcattttgtAAGGGACATCGAAACTCGCACTAAAAAGGAACGAAAACCTGCAAGACAGATCATAATCATTGACAAAGAATCCcaagaaaaaaagagaagaaactGGAGATTCAGTGCTCCAGTCCCTGGCAGTGAGAATGCTAATGAAGAAATCAAAAGACCAGTGGCCAAATCTGTCAGTCAACCAATCTCTGTGCTGGAAGAAGGAGACAAGGGGATGGGTAGTAGTGAAAGAGGGGAGGGAGAAAAATCAAGCGAGTCAAAACCTGCAGAATCTTCAGTGTCACCTGGCACATCTTCAAGTGACTGCTCATTAGCTGGGGATCATATAGACAGGGTATGCAACTTGGTTGGAAAATTTCGTCTCATTGAAACGAAAGGAAAATCTCCTCCAAATGTTAAATGTGACTCACCTGTCAAAAGTGACCCACCTTCAAATATTGACCTCGAGGCAGAAGCTTCTGAGTGCAAGAGTGATGCAACAAAGGAAAAAGAAACTACGTGTACTGCTCAGACAGAGGAAGAGGAGAACTCGAACAGCGAGTCTGAATCTTCATCCCCCGACAACATACAGTTAAGACTTTTGAAGGAAAACCTACGGAAGACTAATATCTACTCTCCCAATAGACCTCCATCTATAGAGCTTCGGCGTTCCAACACAAGCCCCGGCTGTGCTTTAGAGACGGTGAGAGAAAAACTCTCATCCCGTTTACAACAGAGGAACAGTTCAGGGGATTTAGACCCAGAAATGGATGAAGGAAAGCGGAAAATTCGCAAGCTTCAAGGGCGGAGTCACCCTCTAACCAAGCTAGAAAATCGAAGGAGTAATCCATTTTATAGTACCATGTAA
- the LOC128189956 gene encoding uncharacterized protein LOC128189956 isoform X4: MALVTVQRSPSPSNSAASEDVVSEDADELDVAGKPASPPRQRSFSESYFTVKGAALILPQSEQESLYASKRITKTCDNEIQSHLQSMFYLLRPQDTIKIAVRLETTNSTGIPRYMAVVSCIGRQDTEESVILGIDCQQSATIGLVYPIYADTSFKLDGDGGFVVSSDGKLHVFKPVSVQAMWSALQSLNKIIKMARDNRYIPTGLSHTWTGYYDSNSLRSTRVQISEWYTNEDVEFFKSMPVFVETDDEESQFKKRLNVELKNVMMRMDLEEATCKAIRTELQAAMNMDLSEHKSYIDQEMMRILGQMDSPTLIKDYLYLGSEWNASNMDELTNNGVGHILNVSREIDNFFPGCFEYQNIREWDSEETDLMKHWDRTFLFIREARNRGSKVLVHCKMGISRSASTVMAYLMKEYRMTRQEAYDFVKEKRSCIMPNSAFWKQLETYEGILQAKRKLELFKSKSQQDLLDAPTDDEVNFNRHSRNYEILMDKDMTRCQSLPDLDNSVFLHDMDLNSFNLEPGMEGESRSADSAEDSLSDHPSPKPEGEKSLICFIGGEDDDDDDDGHQSEGMEEVDWNKPQSTPLPAFKIIKPDGSWIKEEATDGEGKESVKVEVVMEEEKEEDGEIQEEESNVDESSLEINSPFVHLRENIPWNPGTVKKTKENIEGKKADFVVGGEIPDQVITIVGAENAGIREDLKLDLAGVTMTDSSDYCKDTCTPTSDSSKNSGSIYEKEEIPLAPGTVKRTLKEIEEKHGVFRSKDLPSLQLKRSASLKSPRENIRRRHIDRERRKTCNPVLIRSPRSPEEEAEFEWRRHSTGETFSSSKSGSEETATSAETKQAVYRLMGEEIKLEEGIVRRQKEGIEGKNRQSSPGSEAKDPAKVNPTTACVQVSSAMKNEDLNLCTDNLKNVPNKNDCALDTNMSANSNAPESAEEDVPKQSVNQMKSNFEKSPTPEESCKKESSPKSEDSMEVQIPNPQSPDPLLCSFAEKKLTFEKISSVSSTPTPMDSPEIAKRQKRKSQSEARFDSETLELIREIGSALMNSPAKCEIEPDADLDSSGNFSLVRHFVRDIETRTKKERKPARQIIIIDKESQEKKRRNWRFSAPVPGSENANEEIKRPVAKSVSQPISVLEEGDKGMGSSERGEGEKSSESKPAESSVSPGTSSSDCSLAGDHIDRVCNLVGKFRLIETKGKSPPNVKCDSPVKSDPPSNIDLEAEASECKSDATKEKETTCTAQTEEEENSNSESESSSPDNIQLRLLKENLRKTNIYSPNRPPSIELRRSNTSPGCALETVREKLSSRLQQRNSSGDLDPEMDEGKRKIRKLQGRSHPLTKLENRRSNPFYSTM; encoded by the exons ATGGCTCTTGTGACAGTTCAGCGATCGCCAAGCCCAAGTAACAGTGCTGCATCA GAGGATGTTGTATCAGAAGATGCAGATGAACTCGATGTTGCAGGAAAACCTGCGTCACCCCCTCGGCAACGCag ttttagCGAGAGTTACTTTACAGTTAAAGGGGCGGCTCTGATCTTGCCACAGAGTGAACAGGAATCGCTGTACGCCTCCAAGAGAATAACAAAGACTTGTGACA ACGAGATCCAGAGTCACCTCCAGTCCATGTTCTACCTTTTGCGGCCACAGGACACAATCAAAATC GCTGTAAGACTAGAGACAACGAATTCCACAGGTATCCCACGATACATGGCGGTCGTATCGTGTATCGGGCGTCAGGATACGGAGGAGTCTGTGATACTTGGTATAGACTGTCAGCAATCGGCCACCATAGGACTGGTCTATCCTATCTACGCTGACACAAGCTTCAAACTGGATGGGGATGG TGGGTTCGTCGTGTCATCTGATGGCAAACTTCATGTGTTCAAACCTGTGTCAGTACAGGCAATGTG GTCAGCTCTACAGAGCCTGAACAAGATCATCAAGATGGCTCGAGACAATCGCTACATTCCCACCGGATTATCTCACACGTGGACGGGATATTATGACTCTAACAGTCTCAGATCAACTCGAGTTCAAATATCCGAGTG gtacACAAATGAAGATGTGGAATTTTTCAAGTCCATGCCTGTGTTTGTAGAAACTGACGA TGAAGAGTCCCAGTTTAAGAAGAGACTGAATGTGGAGCTGAAGAACGTCATGATGAGAATGGATCTAGAGGAAGCAACATGCAAAGCT ATAAGAACAGAGCTACAGGCAGCTATGAACATGGATTTGTCGGAACACAAGAGTTACATTGACCAAGAAATGATGCGGATTCTGGGTCAGATGGACTCTCCAACGCTCATCAAAGACTACCTGTACCTAGGATCTGAATGGAATGCTTCCAACATGGATGAACTTACCAACAATGG TGTTGGTCACATCCTCAATGTTAGCAGAGAGATTGACAATTTCTTCCCTGGCTGTTTTGAGTATCAGAACATCCGAGAATGGGACTCGGAAGAAACGGACCTTATGAAGCATTGGGACAGAACTTTCCTTTTCATTAGGGAAGCAAG GAATAGAGGTTCAAAGGTTCTTGTGCACTGTAAAATGGGGATTAGTAGATCAGCATCTACA GTGATGGCTTACCTGATGAAGGAGTACAGAATGACTAGACAGGAAGCCTACGATTTTGTCAAGGAGAAGCGTAGCTGCATCATGCCTAACTCTGCCTTCTGGAAGCAGCTTGAAACATATGAGGGCATACTACAGGCAAA GAGAAAGCTGGAACTTTTCAAGAGCAAGTCCCAGCAGGATCTACTAGATGCACCCACTGATGATGAGGTGAACTTTAACCGACACTCCAGAAACTATGAAATCCTGATGGACAAAGATATGACACGGTGTCAGAGTTTACCTGATCTGGATAATTCTGTTTTCCTTCATGATATGG ATTTAAATTCATTCAACCTAGAACCAGGTATGGAGGGAGAATCCAGAAGCGCTGACTCAGCAGAGGATTCCCTGTCCGATCATCCATCTCCAAAACCAGAGGGGGAGAAGAGTCTGATCTGTTTCATAGGAGgggaagatgatgatgatgatgatgatggacATCAGTCGGAAGGGATGGAAGAGGTGGACTGGAACAAACCACAATCCACCCCTCTTCCAGCATTCAAAATCATCAAGCCTGACGGAAGCTGGATCAAGGAAGAGGCTACAGATGGTGAAGGGAAGGAGAGTGTGAAGGTGGAAGTTGTCATGGAAGAGGAGAAGGAAGAGGATGGGGAAATTCAGGAAGAAGAGTCAAACGTGGATGAGAGCAGTTTGGAAATAAACAGTCCTTTTGTGCATTTGAGAGAAAATATACCTTGGAACCCAGGCAcagtgaaaaagactaaggAAAACATTGAAGGGAAAAAGGCTGACTTTGTGGTAGGAGGGGAAATACCCGATCAAGTCATTACAATTGTTGGTGCAGAGAATGCTGGGATTAGAGAGGATCTAAAACTGGATCTGGCTGGTGTGACAATGACTGACAGCTCTGACTATTGCAAGGACACTTGCACTCCGACATCAGATAGCAGCAAGAATTCTGGATCCATTTATGAGAAGGAGGAAATTCCCCTGGCACCAGGGACTGTTAAAAGAACTCTGAAAGAGATAGAAGAAAAGCATGG AGTATTTAGAAGTAAGGATTTGCCATCCCTTCAGCTCAAGAGATCAGCGAGTCTCAAAAGTCCAAGAGAAAACATTAGACGCCGCCACATTGACAGAGAAAGGCGCAAGACCTGCAACCCAGTCCTGATCAGGTCCCCTCGTAGTCCTGAGGAGGAGGCGGAATTTGAATGGAGGCGTCACAGCACGGGGGAAACCTTCTCTTCTTCTAAGTCTGGTAGTGAAGAAACAGCGACCTCTGCAGAGACTAAGCAGGCTGTGTACAGACTGATGGGGGAAGAGATCAAACTGGAAGAGGGCATTGTCAGAAGACAGAAGGAAG GCATTGAAGGCAAGAATCGTCAGAGTTCACCTGGTAGTGAAGCCAAAGACCCAGCCAAAGTCAACCCAACTACAGCTTGTGTGCAGGTATCCTCTGCAATGAAAAAtgaagatttaaatttgtgtaCTGATAATCTCAAAAATGTGCCAAATAAAAATGACTGTGCCTTGGACACAAATATGAGTGCCAACAGTAATGCTCCTGAGTCAGCTGAGGAAGATGTGCCTAAACAATCTGTAAAccaaatgaagtcaaattttgAGAAGAGCCCAACTCCTGAAGAATCGTGTAAAAAAGAATCTAGTCCCAAATCAGAGGATTCCATGGAGGTCCAAATTCCTAATCCCCAATCTCCTGATCCACTTTTGTGTTCTTTTGCAGAAAAGAAATTGACATTTGAGAAAATCAGTTCTGTTTCTTCAACTCCTACTCCAATGGATAGTCCAGAAATTGCAAAAAGACAAAAGAGGAAATCTCAGAGTGAGGCTAGGTTTGATTCTGAAACTCTTGAACTTATACGTGAGATTGGCTCTGCCCTTATGAACAGTCCAGCTAAGTGTGAAATCGAACCTGATGCTGATTTAGATAGTAGTGGTAATTTTagtttagtaaggcattttgtAAGGGACATCGAAACTCGCACTAAAAAGGAACGAAAACCTGCAAGACAGATCATAATCATTGACAAAGAATCCcaagaaaaaaagagaagaaactGGAGATTCAGTGCTCCAGTCCCTGGCAGTGAGAATGCTAATGAAGAAATCAAAAGACCAGTGGCCAAATCTGTCAGTCAACCAATCTCTGTGCTGGAAGAAGGAGACAAGGGGATGGGTAGTAGTGAAAGAGGGGAGGGAGAAAAATCAAGCGAGTCAAAACCTGCAGAATCTTCAGTGTCACCTGGCACATCTTCAAGTGACTGCTCATTAGCTGGGGATCATATAGACAGGGTATGCAACTTGGTTGGAAAATTTCGTCTCATTGAAACGAAAGGAAAATCTCCTCCAAATGTTAAATGTGACTCACCTGTCAAAAGTGACCCACCTTCAAATATTGACCTCGAGGCAGAAGCTTCTGAGTGCAAGAGTGATGCAACAAAGGAAAAAGAAACTACGTGTACTGCTCAGACAGAGGAAGAGGAGAACTCGAACAGCGAGTCTGAATCTTCATCCCCCGACAACATACAGTTAAGACTTTTGAAGGAAAACCTACGGAAGACTAATATCTACTCTCCCAATAGACCTCCATCTATAGAGCTTCGGCGTTCCAACACAAGCCCCGGCTGTGCTTTAGAGACGGTGAGAGAAAAACTCTCATCCCGTTTACAACAGAGGAACAGTTCAGGGGATTTAGACCCAGAAATGGATGAAGGAAAGCGGAAAATTCGCAAGCTTCAAGGGCGGAGTCACCCTCTAACCAAGCTAGAAAATCGAAGGAGTAATCCATTTTATAGTACCATGTAA